One Tissierellales bacterium genomic window, AAAAATCAGAAGCTGAGACAGGCGATAGCATATGCAATAAACAGGGACGAAGTTTTAAAAGCGACATATATGTCTACTGACTATGCTAAGCCAGCGTATTCATTCCTAGCAGATAAGGCACTTTACAAAACAGATGATGTTGAAAAATACGCTTTTAATCCTGAAAAAGCTAAAACATTATTGAAGGAAAGCGGATTAGAGAATGTTACGCTTACTATGGCATATATAGGTAAAGATGATATAAGAGAGATATTGGTTCAAAAATATTTAAGCGATGTTGGAATTAATGTGGAATTAAAAGCTATGGATATGGCATCATTCTACAATGCATTGTTTGATCCAGCTCATAACAATTCTTACGACCTAGCTTTCAACGGATATATTTACGGTAAAGAACCTTCAGCATATGCTCAGATTTTTGAAACTGGTAGTATGAATAATGTAAATAGTTATACAAACCCAGAAGTTGATAAGCTTTGGAATTTGGCAGCTAAAGAGATAGACAAATCTAAGAGAGAGCAGCTTTATAAAGATATTCAACAAAAAATCATGGAAGATGTGCCGATGTATCCTATTTCATATGGATATGCAATAGTTGCAGTAAATCCTCACTTCAAAGGATTGGAAGAAGCAGAGCCAGCACCAATTCATATGTTTAATGATTTATCTAAAATTTATATGGTTAAGTAAATTTTTGAAAGACAGTTCGCTAAGAACTGTCTTTTATTTAAAAATATGAAAGTTGGTGTATTATGACAAAGTATATATTTAAGAGATTGGTTCAAGCTACTATCATGATATTTTTGATATCCATAATATCATTTATGCTTATGCATATGGCTCCTGGCGATCCTGCTACTAGTTATATATCTCCTAAAATGAATGCTCAAGAAATTCAGATGGTGAGAGAACGACTAGGGCTAAATGCACCGGTACATGTGCAGTATCTAAAGTGGTTACAAAATGTATTAAAAGGTGATTTGGGATTTTCACTCATAAATTTCAAACCTGTTAAAGAGATTATAGCCGTTAGAATGCCAGCTACGATAGGTCTTATGGGAAGTGCACTTATAATATCGTTGATTATATCGATACCGCTAGGTATGTATACAGCACGAAAAAAAGGAACATTCATAGACAATATAGTTACAACAATATCGTATATAGGGATATCTATACCTAGTTTTTGGTTTGGTATAATACTCATTTACATTTTTGCGTTTAAACTACATTTGCTTCCTAGTGTTGGAATGAGAACTATAGGTGTTGAAAATTCAGCGATTGATCTCATAAAACATGCTATATTGCCATGCACAGTGCTTAGTTTTTACAACATAGCAGTT contains:
- a CDS encoding ABC transporter permease: MTKYIFKRLVQATIMIFLISIISFMLMHMAPGDPATSYISPKMNAQEIQMVRERLGLNAPVHVQYLKWLQNVLKGDLGFSLINFKPVKEIIAVRMPATIGLMGSALIISLIISIPLGMYTARKKGTFIDNIVTTISYIGISIPSFWFGIILIYIFAFKLHLLPSVGMRTIGVENSAIDLIKHAILPCTVLSFYNIAVYTRFIRSNTIIELSQNYVKTEEAYGFSKYKIMFEYVLKNVCLPIITILGMSLPSLVTGAFVTETVFGWPGMGRLGVNSIFNYDYPVIMATTMLTAILLIVGNLLADILYGVVDPRIRSER